In Artemia franciscana chromosome 4, ASM3288406v1, whole genome shotgun sequence, a single window of DNA contains:
- the LOC136026290 gene encoding dual specificity mitogen-activated protein kinase kinase 6-like isoform X1, translating into MSLAKSKRKGPALQRIEVVPEPDALLSPPRNLDKNTTITIGDQVFEVNSDDLEPICLLGQGAYGIVEKVRHRLTDTVMAVKRIPVTVNSKEQKRLLMDLDICMRTSDCPYAVRFYGALFREGDVWICMECMDSSLDKFYLKALKHGKYLPEDIIGRIVVSVVLALDYLHSRLKVIHRDVKPSNILINRQGEVKMCDYGISGYLVNSVAKTIDAGCKPYMAPERIDPVKGAAGNYDIRSDVWSLGISLIEISTGKFPYEQWKTPFDQIKQVVVGDAPRLEPGMFSPDFEDFVSCCLQKNYLDRPVYKQLLEHPFFLKHSTRDIDIASYVEEILDLS; encoded by the exons aaagcaAGAGAAAAGGTCCTGCACTTCAAAGGATTGAAGTTGTTCCAGAACCAGATGCtttatt AAGTCCACCAAGGAACTTGGATAAGAATACTACAATTACTATTGGAGATCAGGTGTTTGAAGTCAATTCAGATGACTTAGAACCCATCTGCTTACTTGGACAAGGTGCATATGGTATTGTAGAAAAAGTTAGACATAGGCTTACAGACACTGTGATGGCAGTCAAG AGAATTCCTGTAACAGTTAACTCTAAGGAACAGAAACGATTGCTCATGGACTTGGATATATGTATGCGTACTTCGGACTGTCCCTACGCCGTCCGTTTCTATGGAGCGCTTTTTCGAGAAGGAGATGTTTGGATCTGCATGGAATGCATGGACTCCAGTTTGGACAAGTTTTATCTCAAAGCTTTAAAGCATGGAAAATATTTGCCAGAGGATATAATTGGAAGAATTGTAGTGTCT GTAGTTCTTGCGTTGGATTATTTGCATAGTCGTTTGAAGGTGATACATCGAGATGTAAAACCCTCAAATATCTTGATCAATCGACAGGGGGAAGTGAAGATGTGTGATTATGGTATTTCTGGCTATCTTGTTAATTCTGTGGCTAAGACCATTGATGCCGGATGTAAGCCTTATATGGCA CCGGAAAGAATTGACCCTGTCAAAGGGGCTGCTGGGAATTACGACATTCGCTCAGATGTTTGGAGTTTAGGCATCTCCTTGATTGAAATCTCCACGGGAAAGTTTCCATACGAACAATGGAAAACACCTTTTGATCAGATTAAGCAAGTGGTGGTCGGTGATGCCCCACGATTAGAACCTGGAATGTTTTCTCCAGATTTTGAAGATTTTGTATCGTGTTG TTTGCAGAAGAACTACCTTGACCGTCCTGTTTACAAACAGTTGCTGGAGCATCCGTTCTTCCTTAAACATAGCACGCGTGACATCGATATTGCAAGTTATGTCGAAGAGATTCTCGATTTATcctga
- the LOC136026290 gene encoding dual specificity mitogen-activated protein kinase kinase 6-like isoform X2, whose translation MESKRKGPALQRIEVVPEPDALLSPPRNLDKNTTITIGDQVFEVNSDDLEPICLLGQGAYGIVEKVRHRLTDTVMAVKRIPVTVNSKEQKRLLMDLDICMRTSDCPYAVRFYGALFREGDVWICMECMDSSLDKFYLKALKHGKYLPEDIIGRIVVSVVLALDYLHSRLKVIHRDVKPSNILINRQGEVKMCDYGISGYLVNSVAKTIDAGCKPYMAPERIDPVKGAAGNYDIRSDVWSLGISLIEISTGKFPYEQWKTPFDQIKQVVVGDAPRLEPGMFSPDFEDFVSCCLQKNYLDRPVYKQLLEHPFFLKHSTRDIDIASYVEEILDLS comes from the exons aaagcaAGAGAAAAGGTCCTGCACTTCAAAGGATTGAAGTTGTTCCAGAACCAGATGCtttatt AAGTCCACCAAGGAACTTGGATAAGAATACTACAATTACTATTGGAGATCAGGTGTTTGAAGTCAATTCAGATGACTTAGAACCCATCTGCTTACTTGGACAAGGTGCATATGGTATTGTAGAAAAAGTTAGACATAGGCTTACAGACACTGTGATGGCAGTCAAG AGAATTCCTGTAACAGTTAACTCTAAGGAACAGAAACGATTGCTCATGGACTTGGATATATGTATGCGTACTTCGGACTGTCCCTACGCCGTCCGTTTCTATGGAGCGCTTTTTCGAGAAGGAGATGTTTGGATCTGCATGGAATGCATGGACTCCAGTTTGGACAAGTTTTATCTCAAAGCTTTAAAGCATGGAAAATATTTGCCAGAGGATATAATTGGAAGAATTGTAGTGTCT GTAGTTCTTGCGTTGGATTATTTGCATAGTCGTTTGAAGGTGATACATCGAGATGTAAAACCCTCAAATATCTTGATCAATCGACAGGGGGAAGTGAAGATGTGTGATTATGGTATTTCTGGCTATCTTGTTAATTCTGTGGCTAAGACCATTGATGCCGGATGTAAGCCTTATATGGCA CCGGAAAGAATTGACCCTGTCAAAGGGGCTGCTGGGAATTACGACATTCGCTCAGATGTTTGGAGTTTAGGCATCTCCTTGATTGAAATCTCCACGGGAAAGTTTCCATACGAACAATGGAAAACACCTTTTGATCAGATTAAGCAAGTGGTGGTCGGTGATGCCCCACGATTAGAACCTGGAATGTTTTCTCCAGATTTTGAAGATTTTGTATCGTGTTG TTTGCAGAAGAACTACCTTGACCGTCCTGTTTACAAACAGTTGCTGGAGCATCCGTTCTTCCTTAAACATAGCACGCGTGACATCGATATTGCAAGTTATGTCGAAGAGATTCTCGATTTATcctga